From Bactrocera oleae isolate idBacOlea1 chromosome 4, idBacOlea1, whole genome shotgun sequence:
TGTAGATAACTTATGGACTGCACAAGGGGAAGTTAAGAGAAGCATACTTACTTGGCCACAATTGGGTACACTAAAAATGCAAATACCACAATTTGAATGTGAAGAACTTTCTAAAAGTGGACTTAATTGGAATACCAATTACAAATTACTTAGCacggaacatttaaatacaaTGAATATTAGGACAGCTGTACTAGACAATTTTACAAAAGAAATCACACCTTTGCAGTCAGAAGTTTTTCAAATACTCAATCGCTATAATGATTTCTGTCATCCCAATATGCAAAGGGACAAGTTGAATGAATTACGTTTATGTTACAGTGCGCACATTTTGAATCATATGCTTAAGACTCGTAATCGCATACTAAAACATAATATGAAATTGGCAGCTACACCAAATATTGTGACCATACCGGACAGTTATCGAGATCAAGGATTGGCGCGACCCAAAGTACTTGTCATTTTGCCATTCAGGAAATGTGCCTATCAAATTGTGACAAATATGGGGCGGCTATTGTACGGAAAAAATATGGGTATGTAGATAAATAATGTaactaaaattaacttattattcaataaaatcTTTTCTGCTTTTAGTGTCAAAATTAATGAACTTTACGCGTTTCACTGATGAATATACGGGCGATAGCTTGCGTTTTCCGCAAAACAAGCCGAAGCCAGAAGATTACGTAGAAACATTTAAAGGCAATATAGAtgacaattttaaaattggcaTCTCTATAACCAAGAAGAACTTAAAACTCTACACGGATTTCAATGCATCCGATATTATAATTGCATCGCCACTAGGCCTGCGCTTGGGCATAGCATCAAACAGCAAAGAGGCAGGCGcctttgattttttaaattccatcgaACTTCTGATATTGGACAAGAcggaaatgtttttagcacaGAATTGGGAAAATCTACTGCATGTAATAGATCACTTGCACCTGCAGCCACAATCTTTAAGCAATGTTAATTTACAACGTGTACGCCCATGGTGTTTGAATGGCTTATGCCGTTTTTATCGACAAACAGTGGTGCTCTCGTCGCATGAGCTACCCGAAATACGTTCACTTTTCTTCAATAAATGCTTTAACTACTGTGGCAAAGTGTCTGTTTCGAATCCGATTCTGCAAGGTGACATCAGCAATGTCTTTGTTACCACAccacaaatatttcatttaattgatACTACAAGTTTGGACTCTGTTTTCGATACACGTTTCCGTTATTTCGTCAAAGAAATATTACCACGCTATAGAAAGccttcgtttgcgcattgtatgATATATGTACCCAGTTACTTTGATTATGTTCGCTTGCGTAACTATTTGAAAGCCGAATCTATAAGTTTTGCACAAATTTGTGAATATACCAAAAGGGAGAAGGTGGCGCGTGCGCGAGATATGTTCTATCACAGCGGCGTGCACTTTTTACTATACTCCGAACGATATCATTTCTATCAGCGTACACGTATAAAGGGTATACGACATTTAATTATGTATCAGCCTCCAATGTGGCCACAGTTGTATTCAGAGATGGTCAATATGATGAATGAAAGCAATCAGAATTCGGCAGATGGCTTAGACGATTCGATGAGTATAACTgtaatgtatacaaaatatgaTCTAATACAGTTAAATGCAATTCTGGGTACAGAATCGGCTGCAGAATTACAAAATTCCAATAAAACTATACATAGTTTTACAATTAAATAGcaaattaatacatatactaaattattgtaaatatagcAATACAATGCGAACAAGAAAGTTTTttcgttttacatttttttgtggACTTTTAAGTTGGCAAGTTGGTTGGTGTGCCAATATTATTGAGCTTCAAACCATTTTTTAATTGCGCAAATATTCTAAATAATTAAGAAGTAGcagaaaatgcaaataaaggAGTGTAACTAAAGCCAAATGTTTGTTGCGGCCAGTTCCTCTTCGAAaactatgtttaaaaaaaaaatatatatacatgtgtatataagaTTTAAGAAGATGAATAGTGTtaaaaagttctaaaaacattagAAACCtcctattttttacaaaaattaaaaagctagAAAGTGGTGAACAAAAAttagagaataaaaaaaaatagtttacatcaagtttaaaatttaatataaaacacaaaatgttggATAaagatgtaaaaattaattaaaaaattaaatttaattaaaattaaaaaaaattaattaaaaaataaaaaaaggaaaattgtaataaaaataaaatttaattaaaattaagacaaaataacaaaaaaataaaaaaagtaaaattgtaataaaaataaaatttaattaaaattaaaagacaaaataaataataatttaaaaaaattaataaaaaaaaagtatgtatagtgaaaattaaaagaaataataatattgaagagtaaaaaaaaaaatattaaacattaattAAAGCTGCTAAAACTACTTATTGATTAATATgtttcaataaatatacattcatatttttaaattattttttatttttttttgctgaaactactaacatacatatttcaataaataaatattaagcttTTGTATTAACTTCGAAAACGTATTCATTGGATATTGAAATTGGATAGTTAACGCATTTTCGTGCGTAtatgtattttcttttattatataatttcagtaACTTAAATAGAATCGTTTGAAATTGTAACCTGTTATCCGCGCACGCCTTCACGCAGTCATTGTGGCACATTTATGCACGATAATTCATGAATGAGGAgctagagtataaaagaataaaGTATAAAGGAGATAGTCAGAAACATTTGGACTTGCGATTGTTGTCTACTAACTTACCCGCCGAATATAGGCTTGGGAGCATTTGGC
This genomic window contains:
- the LOC118683217 gene encoding U3 small nucleolar RNA-associated protein 25 homolog; translation: MGAKKKPKTAESNAHLNKTTKNLKFKRKAREMMEQHRKQAMLEKSYREKEEIKIDEAEGKIFEFIKDEEDNAEQNTFNELMDTLSTKEQSHILADDSLDDNTDDELSVVSEANNAEEVVAEEDATEEVEELEAIESNDTFALHFEFDLPLESVDNLWTAQGEVKRSILTWPQLGTLKMQIPQFECEELSKSGLNWNTNYKLLSTEHLNTMNIRTAVLDNFTKEITPLQSEVFQILNRYNDFCHPNMQRDKLNELRLCYSAHILNHMLKTRNRILKHNMKLAATPNIVTIPDSYRDQGLARPKVLVILPFRKCAYQIVTNMGRLLYGKNMVSKLMNFTRFTDEYTGDSLRFPQNKPKPEDYVETFKGNIDDNFKIGISITKKNLKLYTDFNASDIIIASPLGLRLGIASNSKEAGAFDFLNSIELLILDKTEMFLAQNWENLLHVIDHLHLQPQSLSNVNLQRVRPWCLNGLCRFYRQTVVLSSHELPEIRSLFFNKCFNYCGKVSVSNPILQGDISNVFVTTPQIFHLIDTTSLDSVFDTRFRYFVKEILPRYRKPSFAHCMIYVPSYFDYVRLRNYLKAESISFAQICEYTKREKVARARDMFYHSGVHFLLYSERYHFYQRTRIKGIRHLIMYQPPMWPQLYSEMVNMMNESNQNSADGLDDSMSITVMYTKYDLIQLNAILGTESAAELQNSNKTIHSFTIK